Proteins from a genomic interval of Lycium ferocissimum isolate CSIRO_LF1 chromosome 2, AGI_CSIRO_Lferr_CH_V1, whole genome shotgun sequence:
- the LOC132036794 gene encoding cold-regulated 413 plasma membrane protein 2-like, which translates to MGRMDYLAMKTDEDTNKLINEDLNELKLAAKKLLDHATKLGGLGFGTAFLKWFASFAAIYLLILDRTNWKTNMLTGLLVPYIFFSFPSVLFHFFRGEVGKWIAFVAVVLRLFFPRHFPDWLEIPGSLILLLVVAPNLFAETFRNSWVGTVVCLLIGCYLLQEHIRASGGFRNSFTQSNGISNTVGIILLLVYPIWALVLRVV; encoded by the exons ATGGGGAGGATGGATTATTTGGCTATGAAGACTGATGAAGACACTAACAAATTGATTAATGAAGATCTTAATGAGCTGAAGTTAGCTGCTAAGAAGTTACTTGACCATGCCACCAAGCTTGGTGGTCTTGGTTTTGGTACTGCTTTCCTCAAATGGTTTGCCTCATTTGCTGCCAT TTATTTGCTGATACTGGACCGGACAAACTGGAAGACCAATATGCTGACTGGACTTCTAGTTCCATATATCTTCTTCAGTTTCCCTTCAGTGCTATTCCACTTTTTCAG AGGAGAGGTTGGAAAATGGATTGCTTTCGTTGCGGTAGTACTCAGGCTTTTCTTCCCACGACATTTTCCAG ACTGGTTGGAGATTCCTGGTTCATTAATCCTACTCCTAGTGGTTGCACCCAACCTTTTTGCCGAGACTTTCAGAAACAGTTGGGTCGGCACTGTGGTGTGTCTTCTGATTGGCTGCTATCTCCTCCAAGAACACATCAGAGCCTCTGGTGGATTCAGAAATTCCTTCACACAAAGCAATGGTATATCCAACACAGTTGGTATTATCCTTCTGTTGGTCTATCCAATCTGGGCTCTGGTACTCCGAGTCGTTTGA